The genome window GGTTCCTTAGCCATCACAAATTGCTAGTTTGGTACCAGATTTCTTGACCTGGTTCTGAATCTTTTTATGATAGTCTCGAAAGCAATGCATGGCAACGAATTGACAAAGGAAACACCAATACTGTTGAATCTCTTTAAACAGACGAGTTAATTATTTCCTTCAACATTGCTTGCTCGAGTTTGAAAGAAATAATCATTCAGAATTAAACATGATCTTTTGTTGTCTTCACGATCTCTGGTTTCTCAGCTGCTCTTCCAAACAAGCATGATTTTGCTTCTCAAGAAGCAGAAATCGTACAATCCATTTTAGACCACATAAAATCCCATGAAGTCTTCAGCTTGACTCGCGTATTAACATTGAACGCGACTCTAGTAGATGATGATAGTCGTGATGTTGACTCAATCAATGATGTGGATGGTGATGATCAAGAAATGTATAACAATGAATTAGTagtagatgatgatgatgattgcaATTATCAGCGTGCGACAGTTCAATTTCTTCAAGGAACTGATACAAAGAAAAATCGAATGCTTAGAGGGTTGCTTGGACaaccactgggccaatggctcagtggccaccaggAGAGGTTTAAGTCCCTCCTTGGACTGTAGGTGAGGATTCAAACCTCATTTgcagtaaaaaaaatttaagggttGTGCCCTATCACTCTCTTAGTCTAGTTGGATCTGTATACCCACTGTCCTTCTTAGGCCCCCTACCCACTAGTCTCTCCTACCACAGCCTCCTTAGATTCCCCCTCCCCTTAGATTAGGATAaagtaggttatacaaatatatcgttgctgacaaaaaaaaattagagggTTGCTTGGACCATTGTCCAATTTGTCTGGAGGAATTCTCAGCAGGGATTTGAGGTTACAAGGATGCCATGCTCACATGTTTATCATAGAAGAGGATGCATATTTCAATGGCTGGTAAAAGGTAACTCATGTCCTTTATGTCGTGGCCTGGTTTCCTACTTAAATTGCAACAAAGAGGGTTCAGTCAGTTGCTCTTCAATTGTGTTAAGGCCCTAGATTCCTCACATTATTTTGCCATTAGTTAGTAGCGGCAAAGAAGCCCAAGATTGAGGACTTTAGACTTAAGGATCAGATTATATCCTGTTTgtctaaacaaaaaaaaaatggttatttGTCAATGTATAACATGTTGTTCCACAAGTCATGATATGTACGCGAAGGACTTTAGACTTAAGGATccgattctttttttttttttttttgacgggTTTTTTGGGGGTAAGCACTTTACCACCATTGCAgcatagaaaccctaaattcttgTTCTTCCAATAGagattctgaattttttttttcgcttATTTTCATTAGCATAGTGTCATTTGGCTGGCAGTTTTGCCAAATCAAATTAAATAGTAGTGTTTATCAATTTCTATTCTCACTTGGGGGGCAGTGATGTTCTCATCAATCTAGTGAGTTTggtttgagaaaaaataatcAAGCATTTGAGGGGATATTCAATTTAACTAGTATACTGTAGTTTGCATAATTAACATGACTTCTATTAACCATATATTTTGACATTCAACCTTCGGAGCCAAATGGAGTGAATTATCATGTGAAATACATCATATTTCTTGGGAGGATCATTTATCATAAAATGCCTCTGCACTTGCTTCACTGCCTCATGCAATTTTCTATGTTTACCTTCTGAAATTCCCATCAAAATCTTTTTCAGGTTTGGCAATTCACTCACTGAAACCTGAATGGAGAAAGAGTTCCAATCAAGAACATCACTAAAAGGAAGAATATAGTCCTGTGAGATCAATACTGGAACACATTCTGCATATATTGCCTCCACAATTCTTGGACTAGCAACTTCATGACCACTTGGACACAGACAATACTTGCTTTTCTTCATCATTTCATGATAAGATAAATTCCCTGGCAGTTTTTCATATACTTGAATGTCACTGTCTTTGTTCTTCCAGTGCTGAAAAAGTGCAGGCCTAATTCGTCCATGGTATCCACCGGCAAAGAATGCTAAAATTGTTCGATTTGATGGGGACAATCCTCCGGTAACTATGGCAATATCTCCAGTCTGGAGGTTAATTTCAGGGAATGAAACATCTTTCCGGGGGTTGAAGAACTCAGAAGTATTCGCGTTGCATAGAGCTCGAATGGAAGTGAAGTATAACTGATGAACATACCATGTAGCACGAGGCCCCTACATATCCAAATTACACCAGTGAGTAGTTGCATGGTAACATTGTGACTTAAAGCCTATTGACTGAAATCAGCATAGTTAGCCTTTCCAAACTTGAAAGctgtttttgaaatgttttaCTTTCTGTTGAACTTCTGTTTAGCTCGATTAAATCTTGGTTATCATCCACTTCTTTCAGAACTTGTAAAAGATTAATTGTTTAGACTTTTTGAGTACATGGTTTCACTACTATAATCAACAGGATAATATGATTTTGCTTGGGAAGCAGTGACTAATGAGTGGATTCATTAGAGTTGAATGACTTAATGTTCAGTAAAGATTTTGGTTCAGAACAGAATCAATCCTTGATCTCTTGGTCTTTTTGGTTGTTTAGATCCCTTATCCATGAATCTCATTCTTAAATTAACTTCAGGTAAAGTAAAAAAGAGACTAGAACCACAAGCTCTTAACAAAAGACAAGAactagagaaaaataaatagataaagcGATCTTCTGTAGAGGAGAAAAAGTACCCAATCATGGCAGGAAAGCATCAAATGATCAGCTCCCAAGCTTCTATTCCAGTACGGATATTTGGTAGAAACTATACGAACATAATCGCCAATTACACGTTCTAGAACAGCCTTATCACGGCTAATTGGATCGAAAAGGTGCTCAAGGATCTTTACTACACTGAAAGGAAGGAAGTATACATGAGCTTCATCAGGATTATAGGTCCGGAATCGTGTGTTTTTCTCTATTAAGCCTAAAAATATCCCTTCCAATGAGTATATGTCCCTGCAAGGTCCATAGTGAAACAAGGGAGGCTCCCCGTCTTCGTACACGAATATTCTGAAGAGACTCTCCATCAACTGGTAACTCCTGCAAAAAAACTCGCTCTTTAATCCACAGGGTTTGAGCTGAATCTGATATAAAGTTAAAGAACAGTAGTATGCACTGCTGAATGTAGGTAGAAATGACTCAGTTCACTTTATAATAGACTTGTATATGGTTTGCATTCTTGTTTCAATATTCAACTGATTATTCCAGTTTCCTTTTTCATAAGAAGAAATTCCAATTTATGCGTTCTCTGATCAGATGGTGTGGATTACACCATAATGATCAAAGGAACCCAAGAACTTGCTGCTTAACCATTTAGTTTATTTAACATTGCAAGTGCCCCAATTTTGCAATTATCACGCATATTTTAAGACAAGAACTTATCATAATTAAGCCATTCAtcacaaaaatttttctttagcTCCTTTCTTTTGGTCAAAGTTTTAATTCCTGTATGACCAAATAGTAAATTCTGTTTCATTGCCTTAATTTCCCAACAAGACTAAACTATTAGAATATTCCATAtgctatcttttccttttttttcctctgtAATATTCCATGCCAAAGTGTGAAAATTAATATTCAAACAGAAGAATTTGTTATTTACCTGTGAAACACTGAAGGGCTCCTGTAAATTTCTCCTTGAGGAATGTAGTCTGCGTCATGAAGAGGCAATTGCTGGCTGCCATTGACTATGGCTTCTCTAATCAAAGCTCTAGCTCTGGCAAGACTCGCCTCAATCTTCTCCATTTTCTCATCCCTTGGTTTCCCTCTTCTCTTCAAGCTTTCAGCATCCAAATCTTTAATGAGACCATCCaccactttttgcatttttggaTTCTACACCATGGATTTACACATCTTAGGAAAAATGGCAAATGCAAGAAATGAAATCTTACAAATATAAACGTACAAAACGAATAATTTTAGCATGAGAATTATAAACAAACTAGTAAAAAATGTGTTAAACATTTTACACTAAAGTGTGGGTAAAGAGCAGATTTAGGGTTTGGCGGCGAAGATTGATTTGCACTGAATGGAGGAAGGGAGAAGGAGGATGATGGAGGAATGGCAATGGTGGGCGTCCATGTCCATGGTGAAGATGGAAGGGAGAAAAAAGACAAACGCTTGGAGCCATTTGTTGTCACAGCTACAAAAACTGCAGCTAAGGAAGCAAACAAAGTAACGTACGAAACTGTTCTACAAAACAGCCTCATCTTTCTCACTTACAAGTTACAACTACTATGATTTTAGTTCACTTGATGAAATATTCTTTACTTGTCCATCGAGTTTAGCAGTTTCTTGGCACATAATTGGGAATAAGTACCCAAAGTAAGTAGTCTTGATGAAGAAAAAGTCAAAACCACGCAGAGAGGAAAAATTAGCAATTACAAGTGTACAGTTAGTATTATCTTCAAAAGGTTTAAAAGACAAGCAAAGAATAAAATGGAAATTATGGTTGGTCTCCATTATTTTTCCACTATACCAAAAGGAAATTCTTCATTAACTAATATTTGCCGTTACAAAAGGAGAATCTCATAAATGCATATCCTCCGCATGAATGACCAAAGAATTAGTTTATGAAGATCATCACTCTGCAATGTGCACTGATCACTTAAGCTATTTACAACTTTCAATTTATTCCTATTTATATAGTTGTACGATTTTGTTACGAGTATATacattgatagtgtatacattatcactATTGGATTTATAACACACGTGCGAAAGTTGGATTTCAAATTCGAATTTTGCataattgtcattcatccaatgaTGAATATGTAAGCCTGAATTAGATAAAGTTGAACAGCTAGGCGAAATTCGTTAATGACAAAATTTTTAAAGTTCCCATTTCGtcaattttcattttgatcTTTTATCTTTGGAGTCTTAGTCAATTCGTTCAGTAAAGTCGTCATAGCATCTGTAATGGAAGATTGGAAAACCCAAACGGAATTAATCACATGTGCGATATTAGCATAGTCAAAAAATGACCATACTATAAGGGGCAGAGTGACTTTACTGCCATGATATTTAGAGATTTAGCTCTTGATTCATgaaaatgaatcaattaaatgtttacaaaaacaaaaaattctgaAGCTTCTgaatcaatttatttatttatttatttggtttGACTTGATGCAGCTAGCTATACCTTTGTGACTGCCGTGGCAAGGACAATCACGCCTTAATCAGCCCAACATTACCTATCACAGTCTGTTTCTAAAATTTTCTGATGACATGAATTGAGAGGAAACAGGGacacaaataaagaaatgaagaaaaaatcaAAGTCCTCAAACTTACACAAttcttttgaaattaaaaacattttttttctccAGATTCTTATTTCTTCTTTTGGCAATTTGGGAGTCCATAATAATCAACAGAATCCCTTTGATTAGTACCAACAGCACCTATCCCATATCCAACAACAGCAGAGAATTGCCAAGCTGCACCaatgagaaaaatgcatgaaatttcTTAAGAACAATTAatggtaatatatatatatatatatatatatatatatttgtgtgtgtgtgtgtgtgtgtgtcatcTAACaatatttacttttagtttacTGGCTTATACTCTTTGTCATATATATTTGGCTGTTCCTAATAAGAAATAGCAGTAAACGGACAAGTCCTTAGATAACTATATacaattccaagaaaacagTGAACTGGATGGAGAAACACAAATTGGACAAAATGTGCTAATTAGAATATCAAATCAGTTAGGTTAGGTTAATTGCTTAGGTGGTAGAGATTTAGGAGGTTCTGATCCATGTTAGTTGAGATTCGGTTCCATTACAAGATTGAATATGATCCCGctctagaaagaaaaaattggaCCAAAATGTGCCTAGCCCAAAAATATAAAGGAAAAAAGGACCATTAATTCTTGTGCTACGTACATAAAAATGCAGCTTTCATTTCCCAAGACCAATGAAAATGTTTCTCAGGTAGCCTAACTGGTAAAAATGATCCAACTTTACTCTAGGAATCCTTTTCGTTGATTGCTCTTAAGTCAGATCTTCTTTAGCAAATTATCATTTATCATCTTATTTTTGTATTAGAGTGTGGAAGGCTTTCTTCCTCTTGCGGATTTCCTTAGGAAGCCAACTTGGTAAAGCCCTCTTGgacaatttttaatttttggcatAAAATTTCGATCTTTTCTTCTTTACCGAATAAAACTAAAGCTAACAATAGCTTGTTCAAATTGTGGAATTCATGATGAGTGCAAATTGAACAGTTAAATACCAAAATTAGCCAAGACTAACGGATCTAGATGTATGTCACGTATACGTATTTATAAGAAAAACTAAATTTCATTATTTACTTAATAGCTAGAAATTATAGTATTACGTGTTAACAATGTTCATGTGATTAAGTGTTTCCTCAGAGAACTAAACAAGAATGTGAATACAAAATAAACAAAGATAAAACTGATCGAAAAGATTATAAGACGAACAAGTaacaactaaaacaaaaacaaataataataataattgggAGGCATACCAGCTTCTCAAACATGAAGGGCAGAAAGCATCACCGTGGTAATTATCCCAAGACTGGTGGTAGATATGTtgaggtggtggtggaggatAATCATCACGGAAATACCCTTGATAGCCAGGAGGCCCCGGAGGCGGAGGTGGTGGAGGGAAGCCATCACTGAAGAACCCTGGTGGTGGCGGCACCGCTGAAGGGTAGTCCCCAGGAGTTGGTGCATACCCTGAAAATTTTGTTCATGTAATAACTGACATATAACTTTAATAATCTTTTCTttcccaagaaaaaaaaaacatacagtTATGAAAACTAACTACTACAAGCCACATAACGCAAACGTTAACTCAGAAATCTTAGAAATTTTAGCGTgccatattctttttttttcatagaaacaaaataattttattaattagaTTTATGTTTATCACTTCATTCTTAACTTGGTGAATGCCATGAATTAAAAAATTGCAAGGAATAAATCTTACGTTGGAAAATACACAATTGAAATTGTTAGCAAAAGTATAAAttctttagaattttgattcttgAATTACTTGCCTGGTGGAGAATAGGGCCCTTGGTGGTTGTGATGATAAACACCACTCATCGTCTGCACTTCAATTTGGATTCACAAGTGATGAAGGAAAGCTTGAAATTGGctgagttcttttttttttttttttttggaaattggaagaaattatTTTGAGCTCTCGTTTAAGCTAAGGAAAGCAGATTTTTTAAGTCTAACCTTACCACCGAAGCTTAAAGGGCTAGGCGATAAAGTGGCAGCATTCCAGCACAGTTACGTGTCTCAGGCAAGCAAGATAGAGACACCACTCGATGAGGTAATATTTATTGAGATAAAGTTGTGGATATTAAAGATAGCAACAAATTACGTAGTCCATGCGGTTTCACACCATTCATTTTGGGTGTTTGGGTTTGAACTTTGAAAGTGCCTTGGTGATTAAGTAAGAGATAGCTTGAAGTTGTGAAGGAAGAATTTGAAATGATATTTAATTAGATATATTTGaacattaaaatttttaatggaATTCAAATCTAGATTAATCTGAATCATGGCGATGGATTTTTCCAAATTCTCTAACTCATAAAATGGCAGTATAAACTTTAAGAATAGCATCAATCCTATGTGCACTGTTAGCGTATTCAATGTCATACTTGGATGCATACCATATATGTCAAgtttagggtgcgtttgataaaactaaaatttgaaaattgaaatctaaattctaaaatgttaaatctgaatttattaacttattaaattgttaagtaaTCTGATATACATTCATATGTATCAAATTAATGACAAGtgaataatttatcacttattatttgaaataaattttacataaaaaattcagtgccacttgaCTAATTCAAATGTTT of Coffea arabica cultivar ET-39 chromosome 5c, Coffea Arabica ET-39 HiFi, whole genome shotgun sequence contains these proteins:
- the LOC113688860 gene encoding probable glycosyltransferase At3g07620, coding for MRLFCRTVSYVTLFASLAAVFVAVTTNGSKRLSFFSLPSSPWTWTPTIAIPPSSSFSLPPFSANQSSPPNPKSALYPHFSNPKMQKVVDGLIKDLDAESLKRRGKPRDEKMEKIEASLARARALIREAIVNGSQQLPLHDADYIPQGEIYRSPSVFHRSYQLMESLFRIFVYEDGEPPLFHYGPCRDIYSLEGIFLGLIEKNTRFRTYNPDEAHVYFLPFSVVKILEHLFDPISRDKAVLERVIGDYVRIVSTKYPYWNRSLGADHLMLSCHDWGPRATWYVHQLYFTSIRALCNANTSEFFNPRKDVSFPEINLQTGDIAIVTGGLSPSNRTILAFFAGGYHGRIRPALFQHWKNKDSDIQVYEKLPGNLSYHEMMKKSKYCLCPSGHEVASPRIVEAIYAECVPVLISQDYILPFSDVLDWNSFSIQVSVSELPNLKKILMGISEGKHRKLHEAVKQVQRHFMINDPPKKYDVFHMIIHSIWLRRLNVKIYG